GCGATAATGGTGCGTGCCGACGTGCTCGAACATTCCCACGCTCACGATGCGATCATAGGCGCCGCTGTGTTCACGGTAATCACGCAGCAGAAATTCCACACGCCCTTGCAGTCCGCGCTCGCGGGCGCGCTGCTGCGCCACGCGCAGTTGCTCGCGTGACAGGGTAAGACCGGTGACCTTGACCCCTGCGTGCTCGGCGAGGTAGAGGGCGAGCCCGCCCCAGCCGCTGCCGATGTCCAGCACCCGTTGCCCGGGGGAGAGATCGAGCTTGCGCAGGATGTGCGCGCACTTGGCGCGCTGCGCCTCTTCCAGGCTGATTCCGGGTTTATAAAAGTAGGCGCACGAATACTGCATGTCCTGATCGAGAAAGCGGCGGAAGAGCCACTCGTCGAGATCGTAGTGGTGCGCAACATTGCGATAGCTCTGGGCGATGCGGTTGCCTTGTCGGAGAAGCCTTTTCAGCAGACTCGCCACCACACCGTTACTGCTTTGTTCAGGAATGTTGCGCATCAGCACTTCAAGCAGATCGAGCAGGTTTGCGGTATCCCACTCTCCATTCATGTAGGTCTCGCCCAGCATCAACTCAGGGTCGCTCAGGATGCGCCGCAGTGTCGCGGATGTGTGAATATACCACTCGGCGTGGGGCGAGCCGCTACCGAAGCTGTGACGTTCCCCTCCAGGAAGGTGCACGGTCAGCCGGCCGTGCTGGATCCGCGGGCCTAGATGTTTTAGAGGATCTATGAACAAGCGGGAAGTCCGATTAGTAGTTGTCGTTAGGGCTATTGGATTAGTGTAGCGCGGGTAGGACGGGCCGGCAACTTGCAATTATCAGGCGACGATAGTCTCCGTGGGAACGGCGCGAGCGATCTGAAAGATGTCCCTATAGGCGGCGTAAGTGGCGCATGTCAGCACAGGCATCAGGAGGAGTATCAGTGTTGTTCCCGCAAGGAATAGCCAGGCGCTTACTAAGCCGATCAGGGCCAACAGCAACGCGGCTCCTAAATAAATCATCCCAAACACTAACAGCGCGCGCCAATTAAGGAATCCGCCCAACAGGCTCAATTTAAGCGCGGCGACCGGCTCCATGCCATTGAGCGCCACGAGCGGCAGTGCGAACTGGTAGGCCATTAACACAAAGGCCAGCAGGATAAGAAAGGGTATGGCCCACAGCGCCGGTAGGAAGCTTTGAATGGAGTTAATTTTTCCTGTGGCGGCCATCTGTGAAAAAAGGTCTGCGGCGGGCGTAAGAAACAACACCAGGGTGATAACGATTTCGAAACCGAGCAAGATCAGCCCTAGCAGCATCAGCGGCTGGAGGCGCTTGCGAAAACCGCTGAACAGAAGCTCAAACCTGGCTGCTTGGCCGCCCGCGATGGTGTCGAGCGTCTGATACAAGCCTGCGCCCAATACGGGTGCGAGCAACGTACTGGCCAGACCGCCCAGGAAGGGAATAAGGCTGAGCGCCATCAGAGACACTAAGAGGGTGTAGAACATGCCGAGCAGCAGCAAGGGTTGCCGGGTGAACAGCCGCCATCCCTGCAGATACCATGCGACGCCGTGCAAGGCGGGGACGTGTTGGTGAGTCATGGTCTGTTCACTACGCCGGTGAGGCCGGATTATTTGTTGACCGGCGGGACATAGCCCTCCGGCCTGGCCGAGCCATCACCGAAGAAGAATTTTTCCATTTCGGTTGCCAGAAATTGGCGCGCCTTGGGGTCCATCATGTTGAGACGGTATTCGTTGATGAGGGTGGTCTGGTGGGCTAGCCACATTTTCCACGCCTCGGAGGAGGCGCTTTCATAAATCCGCTTGCCGAGCTCGCCCGGATACGGCGGGAAAAGCAGGCCCTCGGCCTCGCGTCCGAGTTTTACGCAATATACCATTCGAGTCATCGTGATTCCTTTAATTTCGCCAGCAGACGTTGCACGGGAGCGGCCAGGCCGCGCGCCTCGGGATGGTGGATGTTATACCAGACTGTGGGGCGCGGTTCCATTGCGCGCGCGGGGATTTTGACGATCTGTGCAAGCACCGGTGAAATATCGAGATGAAAATGGCTGAAGCTGTGGCGCAGCGTGGGCCAGTGTTTAAGTTGACCGATCTGGTAAGCAAAATGCTCCCGGCACCAGCGCTTGATGTCGGCGGGGTGAGTGTGTTCGCACTCGGGCAGGCTCCACAATCCGCCCCAGATCCCCGCCGGAGGGCGTTGCTCCAGCAGCACATCGCCCGCGTCGTTACGCAACAGCAGCAAGGTGGCGCTGCGCACCGGCAGGTGCTTGCGTGGTTTCGGTGTGGGGTAGGACGCGATCTCGTTTTGGGCGCGCGCCACGCAAAGATCCGCCAGGGGGCATCGCGGGCAGGCCGGCCGCGAGCGCGTGCACAGCGTCGCGCCCAGATCCATCAGCGCCTGGGTGTAGTCGTCCACCCGATGCGCTGGCAGGTGTGACTCGGCGAGCGACCAGAGTTGCTGTTCGATCTCGCGCCGGCCGGGCCAGCCCTCCACGGCATGCAGGCGCGCGAGGACGCGCCTGACGTTGCCATCCAGGATGGCGTGACGCTGCCCATACGCGAGCGAGAGAATCGCCGCCGCCGTCGAGCGGCCTATGCCGGGCAGTTGTTGCAGCAATACGATATCGCGCGGCAATTCATCCCCGTGCTGCTCGCACACGATCACGGCGGCGCGGTGCAGATTGCGCGCACGCGCGTAATAGCCCAAGCCCGTCCATAGGTGCAACACCTCGTCCAGATGGGCGGCGGCGAGTGTGGCCATATCAGGAAAGCGTTGCATGAAACGTAAGTAATAGGGGATCACCGTGGTGACTTGGGTCTGCTGCAGCATGATCTCCGAGACCCACACGCGGTAAGGCGTAGGGTTGTCCTGCCAGGGCAAGTCCTTACGTCCGTGCCGGTCGAACCAGCGCAGCAGGCGGTCGCTCATCGAGGGCTGTATAGCCGGGGGCCGCCGGGTCATGGCGCTGCTCCAAGGGTGAGGATGGCGTCGTCGGCCTGCGCATCGCCGAATTTGAGTTTGGCGACGCGCACCTGTCCCTGCACAGGCAAGGCGCGCAGGGCCTCGATAGGCAGCGCGTTCGGCTGCCCTTGGGCGGGTGCGACGTACCGGCCCAAATCGAGCTGGTCAAACGCAAGATCCACGCCGACCAATGGTTT
The sequence above is a segment of the Gammaproteobacteria bacterium genome. Coding sequences within it:
- the mutY gene encoding A/G-specific adenine glycosylase; the protein is MTRRPPAIQPSMSDRLLRWFDRHGRKDLPWQDNPTPYRVWVSEIMLQQTQVTTVIPYYLRFMQRFPDMATLAAAHLDEVLHLWTGLGYYARARNLHRAAVIVCEQHGDELPRDIVLLQQLPGIGRSTAAAILSLAYGQRHAILDGNVRRVLARLHAVEGWPGRREIEQQLWSLAESHLPAHRVDDYTQALMDLGATLCTRSRPACPRCPLADLCVARAQNEIASYPTPKPRKHLPVRSATLLLLRNDAGDVLLEQRPPAGIWGGLWSLPECEHTHPADIKRWCREHFAYQIGQLKHWPTLRHSFSHFHLDISPVLAQIVKIPARAMEPRPTVWYNIHHPEARGLAAPVQRLLAKLKESR
- a CDS encoding class I SAM-dependent methyltransferase, whose product is MFIDPLKHLGPRIQHGRLTVHLPGGERHSFGSGSPHAEWYIHTSATLRRILSDPELMLGETYMNGEWDTANLLDLLEVLMRNIPEQSSNGVVASLLKRLLRQGNRIAQSYRNVAHHYDLDEWLFRRFLDQDMQYSCAYFYKPGISLEEAQRAKCAHILRKLDLSPGQRVLDIGSGWGGLALYLAEHAGVKVTGLTLSREQLRVAQQRARERGLQGRVEFLLRDYREHSGAYDRIVSVGMFEHVGTHHYRHYFEQMRRLLSPEGVALLHTIGRYTPPGVTNPWILKHIFPGGYVPALSELNRGIEESGLITSDVEILRLHYAMTLGAWQQRFQAQRIEIAARLGQRFCRMWEFYLAACEASFRWRDLVVFQLQLTQRLDVLPITRDYLYSEEERPRAAAVAHAAQG
- a CDS encoding oxidative damage protection protein, whose amino-acid sequence is MTRMVYCVKLGREAEGLLFPPYPGELGKRIYESASSEAWKMWLAHQTTLINEYRLNMMDPKARQFLATEMEKFFFGDGSARPEGYVPPVNK